From one Enterobacteriaceae endosymbiont of Donacia provostii genomic stretch:
- the ftsY gene encoding signal recognition particle-docking protein FtsY has product MTNKQDLNIKKKNSFFNYLKKNLIQTTKNLSKKIFNLFKKEKIINKKLFNKLKETLIVSDINIHTTNKICKLTKKYAENNKIKDSYKLYDFLKKEMLKILLPVEIPLIINNKKKPFIILIIGVNGVGKTTTIGKIAYYFYRKKKSVLLASGDTFRAGAYDQLFTWSKRSYSFLLKDNKKKDSAAIIFDAISYAKKKQIDILIADTSGRLHNNLMLMEELKKITRVIKKYNNTDIDEVMLILDANIGQNSINQMKIFHKNIGITGITITKIDGTAKGGVIFSIADQFNIPIRYLGTGEKITDLHLFNAKKFIDALFYK; this is encoded by the coding sequence ATGACAAATAAACAAGATCTAAATATAAAAAAAAAAAATAGTTTTTTTAATTATTTAAAAAAAAATTTAATTCAAACTACTAAAAACCTTAGTAAAAAAATTTTTAATTTATTTAAAAAAGAAAAAATTATTAATAAAAAATTATTTAATAAATTAAAAGAAACATTAATTGTTTCTGATATAAATATACATACTACAAATAAGATTTGTAAGTTAACAAAAAAATATGCTGAAAATAATAAAATTAAAGATTCTTACAAATTATATGATTTTTTAAAAAAAGAGATGTTAAAAATTTTACTTCCTGTAGAAATACCTTTAATAATTAATAATAAAAAAAAGCCTTTTATAATATTAATAATAGGGGTAAATGGGGTAGGAAAAACAACAACAATAGGTAAAATTGCATACTATTTTTATAGAAAAAAAAAATCTGTACTTTTAGCTTCTGGAGATACTTTTAGAGCAGGTGCTTATGATCAATTATTCACATGGAGTAAACGAAGTTATAGTTTTCTTTTGAAAGATAATAAAAAAAAAGATAGTGCAGCTATTATTTTTGACGCTATTTCTTATGCAAAAAAAAAACAAATTGATATTTTAATTGCTGATACTTCTGGAAGATTACATAATAATTTAATGTTAATGGAAGAATTAAAAAAAATTACACGTGTAATAAAAAAATATAATAATACTGATATTGATGAAGTTATGTTAATTTTAGATGCTAATATTGGACAAAATTCTATTAATCAAATGAAAATATTTCATAAAAACATAGGAATAACAGGAATTACCATTACTAAAATTGATGGTACAGCAAAAGGAGGTGTTATTTTTTCTATAGCAGATCAATTTAATATTCCAATAAGATATTTAGGTACTGGTGAAAAAATTACGGATTTACATTTATTTAATGCAAAAAAATTTATAGATGCTTTATTTTATAAGTAA
- the rsmD gene encoding 16S rRNA (guanine(966)-N(2))-methyltransferase RsmD — translation MKKKKHLNNINITAGKWKNKRIKIINNKILKPTMNFVRENLFNWIMNETCFNCLDCYAGTGILSFEAISRKNINLVTLIENNKKIFQQLKRNIIFFKKNNISLIFENTIKILSKKSHIKYDLIFIDPPFSKGNLLLKKTCILLNKNNWLQKNANIFIQYKINSDKLFLPKKWIKYRQKKFGNVEYLLCKIKSS, via the coding sequence ATGAAAAAAAAAAAACATTTAAACAATATTAATATTACTGCAGGAAAATGGAAAAATAAACGAATTAAAATAATTAATAATAAGATATTAAAACCTACAATGAATTTTGTTCGTGAAAATTTATTTAATTGGATTATGAATGAAACTTGTTTTAATTGTTTAGATTGTTATGCAGGAACTGGTATATTAAGTTTTGAAGCTATTTCTAGAAAAAATATTAATTTAGTTACATTAATTGAAAATAATAAAAAAATATTTCAACAATTAAAAAGAAATATTATTTTTTTTAAAAAAAATAATATTTCTTTAATTTTTGAGAATACTATAAAAATTTTATCAAAAAAATCTCATATAAAATATGATCTAATTTTTATAGATCCTCCTTTTTCTAAAGGAAATCTTCTATTAAAAAAAACATGTATACTTTTAAATAAAAATAATTGGTTACAAAAAAATGCAAACATTTTTATTCAATATAAAATTAATAGTGATAAATTATTTTTACCAAAAAAATGGATTAAATATCGACAAAAAAAATTTGGTAATGTAGAATATTTATTATGTAAAATAAAATCTTCTTAA